One window of the Trifolium pratense cultivar HEN17-A07 linkage group LG2, ARS_RC_1.1, whole genome shotgun sequence genome contains the following:
- the LOC123903876 gene encoding esterase OVCA2-like isoform X2, translating into MENQKRPRILCLHGYRTSGQILKKSIFSRWPETVTQKLDLVFLDGQCPARGKSQVEGIFDPPYYEWFQSNEDYTEYRNFEECIEYIEDYMLKNGPFDGVLGFSQGAMLAAVLPGMQAQRVALEKISKIKFVILISGAIFRGMKYGTPKLASHAFSKPIDCPSLHIIGEKDFLKPESIILLEAFVNPVLIHHPKGHEIPRLDEKNLGTMLSFIDTIQGTPSYGHCRL; encoded by the exons ATGGAAAACCAGAAGAGACCAAGAATCCTCTGCCTCCATGGATACAGAACAAGTGGTCAAATCCTCAAGAAATCAATATTCTCACGTTGGCCTGAAACCGTAACACAAAAATTGGACCTTGTTTTTCTTGATGGTCAATGTCCAGCTCGGGGAAAATCACAAGTTGAAGGCATTTTCGATCCTCCTTATTATGAATGGTTCCAATCCAATGAg GATTACACAGAGTATAGGAACTTCGAGGAATGCATAGAATACATTGAGGATTACATGCTAAAAAATGGTCCTTTTGATGGTGTTCTTGGATTCTCTCAG GGAGCTATGTTGGCAGCTGTATTGCCAGGAATGCAAGCACAG AGAGTAGCACTTGAGAAGATAAGCAAGATCAAGTTCGTGATTCTCATATCAGGAGCCATATTTCGTGGGATGAAGTATGGAACACCTAAACTTGCTTCCCATGCATTTTCAAAACCAATTGATTGCCCCTCTCTTCACATTATAG GTGAGAAGGATTTCTTGAAGCCAGAAAGCATTATTCTGCTAGAGGCTTTTGTCAACCCTGTTTTGATTCATCACCCAAAAGGACATGAAATCCCAAGACTTG ATGAAAAGAATCTTGGAACTATGCTTAGTTTTATTGACACAATTCAAGGGACGCCATCATATGGTCACTGCCGGCTATGA
- the LOC123903876 gene encoding esterase OVCA2-like isoform X4: MENQKRPRILCLHGYRTSGQILKKSIFSRWPETVTQKLDLVFLDGQCPARGKSQVEGIFDPPYYEWFQSNEDYTEYRNFEECIEYIEDYMLKNGPFDGVLGFSQGAMLAAVLPGMQAQRVALEKISKIKFVILISGAIFRGMKYGTPKLASHAFSKPIDCPSLHIIGFLEARKHYSARGFCQPCFDSSPKRT; encoded by the exons ATGGAAAACCAGAAGAGACCAAGAATCCTCTGCCTCCATGGATACAGAACAAGTGGTCAAATCCTCAAGAAATCAATATTCTCACGTTGGCCTGAAACCGTAACACAAAAATTGGACCTTGTTTTTCTTGATGGTCAATGTCCAGCTCGGGGAAAATCACAAGTTGAAGGCATTTTCGATCCTCCTTATTATGAATGGTTCCAATCCAATGAg GATTACACAGAGTATAGGAACTTCGAGGAATGCATAGAATACATTGAGGATTACATGCTAAAAAATGGTCCTTTTGATGGTGTTCTTGGATTCTCTCAG GGAGCTATGTTGGCAGCTGTATTGCCAGGAATGCAAGCACAG AGAGTAGCACTTGAGAAGATAAGCAAGATCAAGTTCGTGATTCTCATATCAGGAGCCATATTTCGTGGGATGAAGTATGGAACACCTAAACTTGCTTCCCATGCATTTTCAAAACCAATTGATTGCCCCTCTCTTCACATTATAG GATTTCTTGAAGCCAGAAAGCATTATTCTGCTAGAGGCTTTTGTCAACCCTGTTTTGATTCATCACCCAAAAGGACATGA